A genomic region of Alicyclobacillus sp. SO9 contains the following coding sequences:
- a CDS encoding alpha-glucosidase produces the protein MSKAWWKQAVVYQIYPRSFMDSNQDGIGDLGGIRAKLHYLHQLGVDVLWLCPIYESPNDDNGYDISDYQAILREFGTMEEFDALLHDAHALGLKIMMDLVVNHTSDEHPWFQNARSSRTNAYRDYYIWRDRPNDWTSVFTGSAWEFEEQTAQYFLHLFSKKQPDLNWENPDVRREVYNLMRFWLDKGIDGFRMDVINLISKALKSDNAAGSFKGSGVSEEYYVNGPRIHEFLREMNHEVLAHYDIMTVGETPGVNPAEALLYTGTDRRELNMIFQFDHVELDSGPHGKWDLVPWSLSDLKQVMTMWQDGLYNRGWNSLYLNNHDQPRMVSRFGDDTNYRVESAKMLATFLHMLQGTPYIYQGEEIGMTNVAFESIEAYKDLETLNMWNEQVVQGNADANQVLQAVYAKGRDNARTPMQWDDSPHGGFTTGEPWIAVNSNYTEINVEKATANPDSIFYYYQRLIQLRKQYDVITDGRYELILESHEEIYAYLRTLESETLLVVCNFYEGSPEFQLPESISSHFQGESELLISNYAVDDAADINNFKLRPYESRVYCLKKE, from the coding sequence ATGAGCAAAGCCTGGTGGAAACAAGCAGTCGTATATCAAATCTACCCCCGCAGCTTTATGGACTCAAATCAGGACGGTATCGGCGATCTCGGTGGCATCCGCGCCAAGTTGCACTACCTCCATCAACTGGGGGTCGATGTTCTCTGGCTCTGCCCCATTTACGAATCTCCAAACGACGACAACGGCTACGACATTAGCGATTACCAGGCGATTCTGCGTGAGTTTGGGACCATGGAGGAATTTGATGCACTGCTGCATGATGCTCATGCACTCGGGCTCAAAATCATGATGGATCTTGTGGTAAACCACACATCTGACGAACACCCCTGGTTTCAGAATGCTCGCAGTTCGAGAACGAACGCTTACCGAGACTATTACATTTGGCGTGACAGGCCAAATGATTGGACATCTGTTTTCACCGGATCGGCCTGGGAATTCGAAGAGCAAACAGCTCAATACTTTCTGCACCTATTCTCAAAGAAGCAGCCTGATTTGAATTGGGAAAACCCCGATGTCCGGCGAGAAGTCTACAATCTCATGCGTTTTTGGCTGGATAAGGGCATTGACGGGTTTCGAATGGATGTCATCAACCTCATCTCAAAAGCCTTGAAGTCTGACAACGCCGCAGGCTCCTTCAAAGGCTCTGGAGTCTCAGAAGAATACTACGTCAATGGCCCGCGAATTCACGAATTTCTGCGGGAAATGAACCATGAAGTACTCGCTCACTATGACATCATGACAGTCGGTGAAACCCCGGGCGTGAATCCGGCGGAAGCACTGCTGTATACAGGTACAGACCGACGTGAGCTAAACATGATTTTTCAATTCGATCACGTTGAGCTCGACTCCGGACCCCACGGAAAATGGGACTTGGTCCCATGGTCCCTGTCCGATTTAAAGCAGGTTATGACGATGTGGCAGGATGGTCTCTACAACCGTGGATGGAACAGTTTGTACTTAAACAACCATGATCAACCCAGAATGGTTTCGCGATTTGGCGACGACACCAACTACCGCGTTGAATCAGCAAAGATGCTGGCCACATTCCTCCATATGTTGCAGGGAACCCCCTACATCTACCAGGGTGAGGAAATTGGGATGACAAACGTTGCCTTCGAATCAATTGAAGCATACAAAGACCTAGAAACCTTGAATATGTGGAATGAACAAGTGGTACAAGGCAACGCTGATGCCAACCAGGTTTTGCAGGCTGTATATGCAAAAGGCAGAGATAACGCACGTACACCCATGCAATGGGATGACTCACCTCATGGAGGATTTACCACAGGAGAACCCTGGATTGCAGTGAACTCTAACTACACCGAAATTAACGTTGAAAAAGCCACTGCAAATCCGGATTCAATCTTTTATTACTATCAAAGACTCATACAATTACGTAAACAATACGACGTGATTACTGACGGAAGGTATGAACTCATTCTCGAGAGCCATGAGGAGATTTACGCTTACTTGCGAACACTTGAAAGCGAAACCCTGCTTGTCGTCTGCAATTTCTACGAGGGTTCACCTGAGTTCCAACTGCCTGAAAGCATTTCTTCTCATTTCCAAGGCGAGTCGGAGTTGTTGATTTCAAACTATGCTGTTGACGATGCCGCAGACATCAACAACTTCAAACTGCGTCCCTATGAGTCAAGAGTCTACTGTCTCAAGAAAGAATAA
- a CDS encoding carbohydrate ABC transporter permease, with protein sequence MNRTKTNWTVTVLLILGSLLILFPLYMTIAIALKNPQELAKSVLSFPVHAHWNNFKEAIQVTHYFRSFGNSALITISSVVLIILTNSMVGYAIARNMHKRFFKFLYYYFISAMFIPFPIIMLPVVKEMSQLHLANRIGLIILYVVYRLSFNTFVYVGYLKSIPIELEEAALIDGASRWSVFWRVIFPLMKPINATIGILNALTVWNDFMLPLVLLSKPSQMTLPLVQYAFQSKFHTNFNLSFASYLLALLPMILVYIFLQKRIINGVVQGSIK encoded by the coding sequence ATGAATCGAACAAAGACGAACTGGACCGTAACAGTTTTGCTAATTTTAGGGTCGTTGCTGATTTTGTTCCCTTTATATATGACTATTGCTATTGCGCTGAAGAATCCGCAGGAACTTGCCAAATCCGTGCTCTCTTTCCCTGTGCACGCACATTGGAACAATTTTAAGGAAGCCATTCAAGTGACTCACTACTTTCGCAGTTTTGGCAACAGTGCGTTGATTACCATTTCATCCGTGGTTCTCATCATCCTGACGAATTCCATGGTGGGTTACGCGATTGCGAGAAACATGCATAAACGGTTCTTCAAGTTCCTGTACTACTACTTTATCAGCGCAATGTTTATTCCATTTCCAATTATCATGCTGCCCGTGGTAAAGGAAATGAGCCAATTACACCTGGCAAATCGGATTGGCTTAATTATTCTGTACGTAGTCTACCGACTCTCGTTCAATACTTTTGTATATGTGGGTTATCTCAAGTCGATTCCGATTGAGCTCGAAGAAGCAGCTTTGATTGACGGCGCCAGTCGATGGAGTGTTTTCTGGCGTGTCATCTTCCCGCTGATGAAGCCGATTAATGCTACAATTGGTATTCTGAACGCGCTGACTGTTTGGAATGACTTCATGCTTCCTTTGGTACTCTTGTCCAAACCGTCACAGATGACACTTCCCTTGGTTCAATACGCGTTTCAGTCCAAGTTTCACACGAACTTCAATCTATCATTCGCGTCCTATTTACTGGCATTGCTGCCGATGATTCTGGTGTACATCTTCCTGCAGAAACGCATTATCAACGGTGTCGTACAGGGCAGCATCAAGTAA
- a CDS encoding methyl-accepting chemotaxis protein: MSRIVQLNKSLIVKISVLLGILILVILSQVVVSGFLSHSLISNLKTLKSQDVLFSQYIHKANDAFLTMDDQSNMWVGLYQQNKNSTLVTQTLAQVRTAQKQITASLDSAEKYAATKEEKSTIQKALRDTKAYTGYFNQVYQYNYSNHAKAAHIMYVSNANASNNLTADLLTLKKFGEKSVLQHATAASSSSRTSFLISTVIGAIVVALSILTLVYIRNLLKPIPKITKALTQVADGNLTIEAVRHNSKDEMGQLASALNYMMDRLTQLISKVSQSSEQVAAASQELSASAEETTRATNQVAASAQEVADGAETQVQGAEESAHAMNEVAAGVQRIAETSSSVAHSAVGVSKSAETGERSLQQAVQQMQSIHAAVQTSSQQLEQLAEQSSQIGSMVDVITQISSQTNLLALNAAIEAARAGEHGTGFAVVADEVRKLAEQSSQSAKQIVDIVEQMEINTAQSVTAMHHVTTETETGTQVVQQTGQAFTKILESVKNVSSQIMEVSAAAEEMSASTEQVTASINEMAGISKQSNAQIQTVAASAEEQLAAVEQISASSTELSTMAEQMQQLISTFKVK, encoded by the coding sequence TTGAGTCGGATTGTACAATTAAATAAGAGTCTTATCGTAAAGATTTCAGTACTACTGGGTATCTTAATACTGGTGATACTCTCCCAAGTCGTTGTGAGCGGTTTTTTATCTCATTCTTTAATTTCAAACTTGAAGACATTGAAAAGCCAGGATGTGCTTTTCAGCCAGTACATACATAAAGCCAACGACGCATTTCTGACGATGGACGATCAATCGAACATGTGGGTAGGACTGTACCAGCAGAATAAGAATTCTACATTGGTGACACAGACCTTGGCGCAAGTTAGAACAGCTCAAAAGCAGATAACTGCATCTTTGGATTCGGCTGAAAAGTACGCCGCTACCAAAGAGGAGAAATCCACCATTCAAAAAGCTTTGAGAGATACGAAGGCATACACGGGCTATTTCAACCAGGTGTATCAGTACAATTACTCCAACCATGCGAAAGCTGCCCACATTATGTATGTATCAAACGCAAATGCTTCAAATAATCTTACAGCCGATCTCCTTACACTGAAAAAGTTTGGAGAGAAAAGTGTCCTTCAACATGCGACTGCAGCAAGCAGCAGCTCGAGGACCAGCTTTTTGATTTCGACAGTGATTGGCGCCATTGTGGTCGCCCTTAGCATTCTTACGCTGGTCTATATCAGAAATCTATTAAAACCAATTCCGAAGATTACAAAGGCGCTGACACAGGTGGCTGATGGGAACCTCACGATTGAAGCCGTACGTCACAATAGCAAAGATGAGATGGGTCAGCTTGCTTCCGCTTTGAACTACATGATGGATAGGCTGACACAACTGATATCTAAGGTGTCTCAATCATCGGAACAAGTTGCGGCTGCTTCACAGGAATTATCCGCGAGTGCTGAGGAAACAACGAGGGCAACGAATCAAGTCGCAGCATCCGCCCAGGAGGTAGCTGATGGGGCCGAAACACAGGTCCAAGGTGCAGAGGAAAGCGCACATGCAATGAATGAAGTGGCAGCAGGTGTCCAACGCATTGCGGAAACGTCCAGTTCGGTTGCACATTCTGCTGTGGGTGTGTCCAAGTCAGCCGAAACAGGAGAGCGTTCTCTGCAGCAAGCGGTTCAGCAAATGCAGTCCATACATGCGGCTGTTCAAACTTCTTCACAGCAGTTGGAACAATTAGCAGAGCAGTCAAGTCAGATTGGGAGTATGGTGGACGTCATCACTCAAATTTCCAGTCAAACCAATTTACTGGCACTGAATGCTGCTATTGAAGCTGCGCGGGCCGGAGAGCATGGCACTGGCTTTGCGGTGGTAGCAGACGAGGTGAGAAAGCTTGCTGAGCAATCTTCTCAATCGGCGAAGCAAATCGTTGATATTGTGGAGCAAATGGAAATCAACACTGCACAATCCGTGACTGCGATGCATCACGTTACAACAGAGACGGAAACAGGCACTCAAGTGGTACAGCAGACAGGACAAGCGTTCACGAAAATTCTTGAAAGCGTCAAGAATGTCTCAAGTCAAATCATGGAAGTGTCTGCAGCAGCTGAGGAAATGAGTGCATCGACGGAACAAGTGACTGCGTCCATTAATGAAATGGCAGGGATATCAAAGCAATCCAATGCTCAGATCCAGACAGTGGCTGCGTCCGCCGAAGAGCAGTTGGCTGCTGTCGAACAAATTTCGGCGTCATCGACGGAGTTAAGCACAATGGCTGAGCAAATGCAGCAATTGATAAGTACGTTCAAAGTAAAGTAA
- a CDS encoding carbohydrate ABC transporter permease has product MRRSLPFYLMALPAALLFFLFHTYAALKGIYYSFTNWHGFGIMHFVGLKNYINLFQDPQVLHSYLFTIKFAVVTVIFTNIISLVIALGLNANVKVRQTLRAVYFLPNILSVIVVSYIFNYIFAYLAPSTAKHLGFTALAQNILGSPQYAWVGIAIVAVWQAVAFNTILYLAGLQTIPSDIYEASSIDGASTWRQFWRITFPLIAPFFTINMVLASTQFLQVFDQIVALTGGGPGDATESITWLIYNNGFNGGQFAYQSSNAVVFMIVLVMIAIIQVRFLQKREVQM; this is encoded by the coding sequence ATGAGACGCTCTCTTCCATTTTACTTAATGGCCCTGCCGGCAGCTCTGCTGTTCTTTTTGTTTCATACGTACGCGGCTCTAAAGGGCATTTACTACAGTTTTACCAACTGGCACGGTTTTGGCATTATGCATTTTGTCGGCTTAAAAAATTACATCAACCTGTTTCAGGACCCGCAGGTGCTGCATTCCTATCTGTTCACCATCAAATTTGCAGTTGTGACCGTTATTTTCACGAATATTATCAGTCTGGTGATTGCATTAGGACTGAATGCGAATGTGAAAGTACGGCAGACACTTCGGGCTGTCTACTTTCTGCCAAACATCTTAAGCGTGATTGTTGTCTCGTACATCTTTAACTACATTTTTGCTTACCTGGCACCTTCCACAGCCAAGCACCTTGGGTTTACAGCGCTCGCGCAGAACATATTGGGAAGCCCTCAATATGCGTGGGTTGGAATTGCCATTGTGGCTGTATGGCAGGCAGTCGCCTTTAATACCATCTTATATCTTGCCGGGCTTCAGACCATTCCGTCCGATATTTATGAAGCATCGAGTATTGACGGTGCCAGCACCTGGAGACAATTTTGGCGCATCACATTCCCTCTCATCGCACCGTTTTTTACAATTAATATGGTTCTGGCTTCTACTCAGTTCCTGCAAGTCTTCGATCAAATCGTTGCCCTGACAGGCGGCGGCCCCGGAGACGCAACAGAATCTATCACATGGCTGATTTACAACAACGGATTCAACGGCGGACAGTTCGCATACCAGTCTTCAAACGCGGTTGTGTTCATGATTGTACTTGTGATGATTGCCATCATCCAAGTTCGATTCTTACAGAAACGTGAGGTGCAAATGTAA